The following proteins are co-located in the Dromiciops gliroides isolate mDroGli1 chromosome 2, mDroGli1.pri, whole genome shotgun sequence genome:
- the ENTPD8 gene encoding ectonucleoside triphosphate diphosphohydrolase 8, with product MGHSQRDITFSVLLGATVLSGVIALILFLVDGSDIFLPPETKYGMVFDAGSSHTSLFVYKWPAGKENDTGIVSQALFCNVEGPGISQYVNDPANAGESLRPCMEKALALIPEDKHEETPTFLGATAGMRLLREKNSSQADRIFEEISKVLGQFPVSFQGAQILTGNEEGSFGWITVNYVLETLVKYTFSGEWIQPPMAQMVGALDLGGASTQITFLPLDPITDPSTEATFHLYGYNYSVYAHSYLCYGQNQMQKRLLAHLVQTSSSEVVRNPCYHAGYETTLSLADLYDTPCIKNSQNFHPTQSVKVEGLGNPEVCYSAIYSLFNFSTCLGRENCAFDGIYQPQQHGQFYAFAGFYYTFNFLNLTGGQSLHTVNVTIWEFCQKSWKQVEASYPDEKQRLHNYCTNAMHILILLTNGYKFDSETWNNIHFYKQAAGTDIGWTLGYMLNMTNMIPAEAPGIYRAESYGVWVTGVFFIVLAIVISLVAGVIYCFWSPD from the exons ATGGGGCACTCCCAGAGAGACATAACCTTCAGTGTGCTCCTGGGAGCCACAGTACTATCAGGAGTCATTGCCCTCATCCTCTTTCTTGTGGATGGCTCAgacatcttcctgcctccagagaCCAAG TATGGGATGGTGTTTGATGCTGGATCCTCGCACACGTCTCTGTTCGTCTACAAGTGGCCAGCAGGCAAAGAGAATGACACCGGCATCGTGAGCCAGGCTCTGTTCTGTAACGTGGAAG GGCCTGGGATTTCTCAATACGTCAATGACCCAGCAAATGCTGGGGAGAGCTTGAGGCCTTGTATGGAGAAGGCGCTGGCCCTGATCCCAGAAGACAAGCATGAGGAGACTCCCACTTTCCTTGGGGCCACAGCAGGGATGAGACTTCTGAG AGAGAAGAATAGTTCCCAGGCAGATCGGATCTTTGAAGAAATCAGCAAGGTCCTGGGCCAGTTCCCTGTCAGTTTCCAGGGGGCCCAAATCCTGACCGGGAATGAAGAAGGCTCCTTTGGCTGGATCACTGTTAACTACGTCCTGGAGACCCTGGTGAAG TATACCTTTTCAGGGGAGTGGATCCAACCTCCTATGGCCCAGATGGTGGGAGCCCTAGACCTGGGTGGAGCTTCAACACAGATCACCTTCCTTCCACTTGACCCCATCACTGACCCAAGCACTGAGGCCACCTTCCACCTCTATGGGTACAATTACAGTGTCTATGCACACAGCTATCTGTGCTATGGGCAGAACCAGATGCAGAAACGGCTCCTGGCACATTTGGTGCAG ACCAGTTCTTCTGAAGTGGTCCGGAACCCATGCTATCATGCTGGATATGAGACTACACTGTCTCTGGCCGACCTATATGACACGCCTTGTATCAAGAACTCCCAGAACTTTCACCCCACACAGAGCGTCAAGGTGGAGGGGCTAGGAAACCCAGAAGTTTGTTACTCTGCCATCTATAGTCTCTTCAACTTCTCTACCTGTCTGGGCCGGGAAAACTGTGCTTTTGATGGCATCTACCAGCCTCAGCAGCATGGCCAGTTCTAT GCATTTGCTGGATTCTATTACACTTTCAACTTCTTGAACCTCACAGGCGGCCAGTCTTTGCACACTGTGAATGTGACCATTTGGGAATTCTGCCAAAAGTCCTGGAAACAG GTCGAGGCCAGCTACCCTGATGAGAAACAAAGGCTACACAACTACTGTACTAATGCTATGCACATCCTCATCCTCCTGACCAATGGCTACAAATTTGATAGTGAAACCTGGAACAACATCCACTTCTACAAACAG GCTGCAGGTACAGACATTGGCTGGACCCTGGGCTACATGCTGAATATGACCAACATGATTCCGGCTGAGGCGCCAGGCATTTATCGGGCAGAAAGTTATGGTGTCTGGGTTACTGGTGTCTTCTTTATTGTCCTGGCCATTGTAATAAGCCTTGTGGCTGGAGTCATCTACTGCTTTTGGAGCCCTGACTAG